The window TATGCACCAGgagttgatttattaaaagccaaagaaatgttaaaaaataaaaatcgcaGTGTTCCATCAAGACAAACAATGACACCAgcaatatcatcaacaaataattatgcttcatttgatgataaatggCTACAACGTGAAGTTGTTTTGTCTAGTACAGAAAAAGTTTTTATCAGCTGGTATGAAAATCCAACAACATTTTTTGTTCAAGCATTGACATCAGAAAAACAATTTAGACCAATGATGAATGAACTACAACTTGCATATGTcaataaaaaaccaataaatgaATCAAATTTAACAGCAGGTACACCAGTTATTGCAATATATAAAAGTGATGGTGCACTTTATCGTGCTGATATTGTAAAATCAAATGGTGCAAATGGTTACATTGTTAAATACATTGATTTTGGTAATGAAGGTGctgtacaaaaaaatcaaatatttaaagttgataaaaaatttatgacatTACCAAGACAAGCTGTTAAGTGTTGTTTAGATTTAATACCATCACAAAATGATAAAGTATGGTCTAAACAATCAAttgaacaaattgaaaaaatacttgatgttGAACAATTAGAATGTACTTATGTTAAAgaaaattctaataatatatttgtcgTGTCATTGGTCAATAAAGgtgttgatttaataaaagaaattattaaaaaaggatTTGGTATTTTACCACTTCCACCAGTACCAACAAAACCAGATATCATTGAATCACTACCAATGgtacatgaaaatattgacaTAAATTTGTTGGTTGGACAAACATTACGTGTTAATGTTTCTAGTTTTGAAAGTACTGCTAGATTTTTCATTCAGTTACCATCAGCAACAATCAGCCAAAAAGCCATTGAAAGTTTTATGGCCAACAAGGATCCAAAGgtaagatttttaaattaaattaaacataattGTTGCAtgcaagctttttttttttttcctttcttgaTATGATATTGCACATGGATTGCTCATAattccaacaaaaaaaaaaaaaaacatatatataaaaataacaacatcaaAATCCCCagtgttaattattaatctgtataaaaaaaaaaaaaaagctatgattgattaatattgtatggtatttatttaaaacttatgacaaatttttgatgttttaataattattgttttaacaatgtaacaattaatgacaatgcaaattttttaatcattgtcCTGAGCCTTGTTTATAATTCTCCTCGGCTGTATCCTTAAATAacaagcaataataatataatcgtCAAAGtattaagcaaaaaaaaaaaaacagaagagataatcataaaaaaaaactaaaattatttgacgtaataaatataaaatctaaGCAACAAGTATGCCAATATGTTAGGTGATGAAAAAACTATCAGTACGCGAGGTTACTCACCTCGGAGCTGGTTGTCTTGTACAAATTGATAAGGAATGGCAACGGGCTGTTGTCATTGATTGTTCACAACAATCTGGATTTAATGTGAGGCTCATTGATACTGgagaatatcaaaaaataccAGTGAATTGCgtgagttttattttattcggtCGAGTCAAAtacgttattaaaaattatatatttatttatcaatttaaaaaaccatacATATTTAATCAGTTATAAATTTCCTAGAccttgttgttgatgttaattattatatatatttttttttaaaaccccCATGTGAatggtttttcattttttaaatttatttccaagcacaaaatatatcttgaatgattatttggattgatgttattaattgtattttattttttaagctcTAGActatttaaagatttttttttaaaatatgtattttgtttttttgatgacaTTTAGATGCTGGCATTGCCAAATCAACTGGCAGTAATGCAGAATCAAGCAGTCGagtgttttattaaaaatgcacAAACATCAAATGCTGAAAATCAAAAACTCAAAGGATTAATTGAAAAGAAACATGTTATAATTTACATTGaagaaatacaaaataatggtaaacttgtagttaaattatatgacaatatgggtaaaaaaattaaaacagcaATGAATGAGAAAGATGAAGTGATAAGTAGTGTATGTCAGTTGCCAATATTAAACATAGCAAATAATGTAATAGTAACTCATGTTGAACATTCAAAAAGTATATGGATTAAAAAATGTTGTGATGCTGATACAGATGCTATATTACTTCAAGagttatatgattattattcaacattaaAAGGTACACCATTGTATCCAGCAATTGGTAAATTATGTGCTGGTTTAAGTATTGATGCAAATTGGTACAGAGCAATTGTAAGAGAAATAAATGACAATGGTGCTATTGtacaatttattgattatggTAATTATGAACAATTACATCCAGATGCTTTATATGAACTTGAACCAAGATTTTATGTTATACCACAACTTGCTATTAAAGTTGGTATATCTGTTCTTGTTCGTGGTACTgaatatgaacaaaaaaaaatattagaaccatatttacttgaaaaagaatttatagCATCATtgtataatattcataataattggATTATGGAAATGGAAATAACACCAGGTGAAAAATTAAGTACAATATTAAAACGTTTAGAATTGGTTGTTGAAGAAACAGTTGCACCAGTTGTTGATCCAAATGAGCCAAAAGATATAATTAATGGTGGTAAATATATTGTAACTGTAACACATGTTGATAATCCAACACAATTTTGGGTACAAAGATTAAAAGATATTGCATGTATTGATCGTCTTCAAGgtgatttacaaaatttaagtAATGGATTTAAAAGTATCATTGGTATACcagaagaaaatttaatatgtgcTGCTGTATATTCAGTTGATGAACAATGGTATCGTGCACAAGTTATTGATGCTGATGAAGAAATAGTTACAGTACGTTTTATTGATTTTGGTAATACAGATGTTATatcaaatgttaataataataaaattaaacaattaccaGGTGCATTTAAAAGTGTACCAAAATATGCAATTAAATGTCGTCTTGATTTATCACCAATTGATCAATATGATTGGTCAGAAACAGTATGTCAACGTTTTGATGCACTTGTAACAagttatgaatatttaaatgcaattgttattgataatacaaatccaattaaaatacaattattaagtGGTACACGTGATCTTGGTgatgttttaataaaagaaaatttagcaATTAAAATGGataatcaaaatgaatatgttgatgaaataattgaaagagTACTTGATCCAAAATCAGCATTTGTTAGTCATATTAATTCACCAAGTGAATTTTGGatacaacaagaaaaatatgttCCTGATTTAGAACTTATTGCTGATCGTTTTGTTGTTGCTGATATGTTTccagtattaaataaaattaatcaaggtACACTTTGTGTTGCTAAATTTCCTGATGATGGAATGTGGTATCGTGCTAAagtattatcaacatcatcacccAGTGGAAttaatgttatatatattgattatggTAATTCAGCAATTTCAACTGAAATACGTGAAATACCAAATGATGTTGCATCAATACCACCATTATCAAGAAAATGTAGTTTATTATTACCATCTGGTTATGATAAATGGTCTGATAAATCACGTgaagaatttattaaactttctGGTGATGGTGCAACAGTATTTCatcttgaaattattaatgaaaataaagatacttcaattgttaaattaacaattgataataaagatattactgatgatttaattaaatattgtgatAAATCTTCTCCAATTGTTAAAGATAGACCAGCACCAATTGgtgaagaaaaattatgtgaaaGTGTTTATGTAACTCATGCTATATCACCTGGATTATTTTGGGTACAAGCTGAAAATAAAGTACCAGATATTGATATGATGCTTAATAATCTTGTTAAGGCATCAGATTTTATGAgattaaataaacttgaaagtGGTGTTATTTGTGCAGCAAAATATCCAGAAGATGATACATGGTATAGAGCTCAAATTGTAACACATACATCAATTGATGCTGAAGtacattttattgattatggTAATTCATGTGTTGCAAATCAATTTAGATTATTgcctgataaattaaaaaatgtgccACCACTTTCACGTCAATGTGGATTAAAATTACcagcaaatattaaaaattggtcACAAGAAGcatgtgataaatttttcgagCTTATTGATGGTcaaacatttttcaattgtcaacAACTTGATCAAAATTACGTACGTTTATCACTTGATGATCAAGATGTTTCAAATATATTACTTCCACTTTGTAGTAAAACACCAATTTTTATACCAACAACAATTAGTGATATGAATGATgttcaaaatttatcaaacaatacATCTGGTGTAGGTGCTTCAGCAGTTTCAGAATCATCATATACACTAAATACTAGTCACGAATTAAgtgttgatgatattgttgGTCTTTATAAAGCACCACCATTGTCAGGTAACTCTGTTGAAAgtgaaaattataatgtacTTGAAAAAACATTTCCTGATATAGATGAATTACCATGTTCACCAATGCCAGAACAAATGAGAAGAGAAATAATTGGTTGTGATGATCCTACACTTTCACCTGGTTTTGAAATTTCTACACCTAAAATAATTGATCCACCTGAtactaaaataattgatgaatctGAAATTATAATACCAGATATTGAAACACAAACTCTTGATGATGAAATGTGTGATTGTATTGAAGAAGTTGTTTTATCACCATCAATACCATCACCAGTTGTTAGTGAAGGAGAAGTATCACCAAAATATccatttgataatgatgaagaatTTGTTAATGAAGTTGAAATTAATGATTCACCAGAAGCAATAATTATACCAGATGTCATTAATGAAGAAATACATGAATACAAACTTGCAGAAGAAGATAATGATGTTGTTGAACTTGTTGAACAATCAAATGTTACAacagatgataatattatgataagTGATATTGCTGATGAAGTTATTGTTAAGGATGAATCAAatgctttaattattattgatgaattaactGATGTGGAAAGTGAATATTCACCACCTTGTCCATTAGTTATTGATACTGaaactgatttaaaaaaagcagCAATTGATACATCAGATATTTCAGTTGAAGATGTTACTCTTGAAGTAATTACTTCTGAAATATCACCAGAGTAATagacatctttttttttttttttttttttataattagaaaatttatttataaaaaatactgtgtATTATTATGAGCAACTTGagcaacaattattatttttttttctatttagttGGTATTTAGttgtaagaaaaaattattgattaatataatttattttagtcatTAATTTGccatataatattcattaatcaaaatatattaataaagtcttgaaaaaCACAAAtgaatcaaagaaaaaataaaaaaaaaaaaagttaattgaaGACTGATGTTTGTTGAAATGGcaactaataaatattaatattttgtttttgaaatggtgcttccttatttttaaattaggaCACTGACAGTATGATGACTATTTATATTcatgttcattttattattattatttttttaatttaattatcagctgttttttttttttttttcattaatcatACTGGAAGTAATAGTTGTGTATTTTTGACAAATATATGagtgataaaaaacaaagaaaaaaaaaaacttcgcTTGAAGCTGGATAAACATAGTTttagtttgataaaaaaaaaaaaaaataaaaaagaaaaatgtataaaaaaaaaaaaacatgtttattaattgttgctaattaaaattttgtatgcTGCAgctcaaatattatttttctaattaaaaaattgtctctttattaattaatttattattattttgcttgttaattttgtttgtaaatatttatttcaggaATTTTTTCGTCCTCgtttctttttcatatttttttgctttaatttgtctaaaaatttattaaaaaatattaatgagttttattttataaattaatatgtgaatttataaattattttaccgttTCTTATCATTTGaggtttaattttttcatcatattttttatgtctcTCATCAGCAAGAATTTTTTGAGCAACTTGTATTTAATCTTTTAAAAACCATTTTAAAGttgcttgatttttttttgatgtacttatccattttatatatttttttttcttttttaaaatattttttaaacaattttatattattttcaatatgcaACAAAGGCACGACCATcttggatttaaaaaaaaattcactcgCGCTATCTAACTAAAAAACTACCGactatttttttgtagaattttatcgacaattatgaattttttaaattataaaagctGCAGGGTGTCGTACACTCGGAGCTCACCTGGAGTTCCAGATAAAGATTATGTTGAAGGTAGTTGAAAAAAAGgtcttgtattaaaaaaaaaactaaaaaaaacttttaaataaacatttggattttttgtaaattaaaaaaaaagaacagcAAATACGACAGTGAGTGCATAATGAgtgcaaaaagaaaatatgatgAGATAGACCAACAAACCTTTGATGATGGtgacaagaataaaaaaaaagttgtcatCAATTCACTGGATTACGACTCATTAGCACAAATCATCAGTTTgttgccaataccagaaaTAATACTTATGGAAGAAGGTCTATATTATTaccaaaataaagtttattttttgttgataaaatatcatactgttcaaactgttttttgaaaattctgataaaaattataattataaaaaaaacttcgcTTGAAGCTGgataaacattataataaaaattattttagtttgataaaaaaaagaaaaaagaaaagtgtataaaaaaaacatgtttattaattgcgATTACCCAGGTAAAGGAACAGATCTTGAAGATAGTACAATTATTGCGATTGCTAAtaaatctaaatattttacaaattcgaAATCACGTGGCTATTACCGAAACAGCTCTTGTTGCTCTGACGACTTGGAaaacttacaaaaattatttgtagaatctcttaataatattacagacgattttattaaaaatataaaaaataattttatcgcGGAGGAATTTTTTACGGATTTTCTCCACCCaagtcgattcggagaaaatttggaaaaaaattttgataccttTCTCCACTCGTTTTCCGCATGGGccaatttgggagaaattcggagtaaacgcggagaaattcaggagaaatcgcgcaaagaaatattttcaccagcttaatttcttttttttctttttaacctgattaatatatcaacaaagcaactaataaaattattttttttttcatttatgtaatttttttattttttcaactaaataaataatactagttgctattgttgttgttgttgatgatgatgagtatTATTAACAggcatcaaataaaaattctgttaaagaaaaattataaataatatgataatgaaatatgttttttttaataaataataatgaagtaCTTACAAATTAGATTATTGAAGTTTGAGAAAAGTGAAGATATTTCTCAATTTTCCTTCATCAGCTGTGAATCTTTGCAAACATGTCCTTACGAGTGTATCAAATTCATCTCCTCTCTCTATTGCAAGAAAAGTCTCTGTTTAACAAaataagttataaaaatataataaaaaaatttgattgtgGTTTAAGAAAATAGAAGACATTCATCAATTcacttttatttgtaaatttttccaAACATCTCTTGTTGACGAGTCAATAAGAGATGTTTGGAAAAGTTTACAAATAAAAGTGAATTGATGAatgtaacattattatttttctcttttctctattatttttgtaaaaatttttttattttattttctcttttttttttttttttttttttaaaattaaaaaactcaatataataaacatatttaagagaaaaaaaaaaaaaaaacgaatacaAAAAGAGTGTTGTAccgataaaataattgaataaaaaaaataaagaaaatagacTTACCCTTCAAAGACAAATATGTTGTTGATACCtttttccactcatttctccgcatgggtcaatttatTGGGAGgaattcggagtaatcacggagaaatatttccaccagggtaaattaaaaaaaaatttacatgggTACTTTTggataatcataataatttaattgtattacaaaatcaatcataatatatattattattgatttaattattattggtgATGAATCAACTGATTCGcagtgaatatttttttttttttttataattagaaaatttatttataaaaaatattgtgtattattatgAGCAACTTGagcaacaattattttttttttatttagttggtATTTAGttgtaagaaaaaattattgattataatataatttctttttagtcATGACTATATTTtgattaatgaatattatgcATTAATTTGccataatattcattaatcaaaatatattaataataactctTGAAAAACACAAACCAATcaaagaaagaataaaaaaaaaaaaaaaagagttaattaaagactaattaaaaaattgtctctctatcaattaatttatcatttttttgcttgttaattttgtttttaaatatttattttaggaattttttcgTCCTCgtttctttttcatatttttttgctttaatttttctaaaaatttattaaaaaatattaatgagttttattttataaattaatatgtgaatttataaatcattttaccATTTCTTATCATttgaagtttaattttttcatcatattttttatgtctcTCATCAGCAAGAATTTTTTGAGCAACTTGTATTTCATCCTCTAAAAACCATTTCAAAGTTCCTCGATTTTTAACTGATCTACCATATGTAGaaggcttttttttaatttcaatttcttcTTGAAATGAACTACCTCCTCCAGTTTGATCTGGTTGACGATGAAAAGCTGATGATTTTGCAATATCCTGAAGACGAAAATGTAAATCTGGTCTACTgtcttttaaaaaagtatctGAAAATGCTGATTCAAATGgtggattttttatattatactgAGTATTATAATCTTGATGATTTATATCACAACAAAAgttaaatggtttttttaaattatgtaattttaaatttccaatAGTTGGGTTTTTTGttgcttgatttttttttgatgtatccattttatatatttttttttcttttttttaaatattttttaaacaattttatattattttcaataagaaATTTCTacatgtcaatttttataatttaaaacaaaaacatagGTGAAGTGCGCGCCGACTATAAGTGGTGGTGGggattgtttatatatttttttttttttatttctcagaaTCAAGTGTGATaatatcaagtttattttcaacaaacaatttatttgttaaagtTTCAAGCAATTTTAAGATTACAATTATAACATGAACATCTAGTAAATGGTTATTAAATACtaacaatttatcaatactacatgtatttaataataattgagtttattaaaatatagatttttataaTCTGTATTTATTAAACTGGGTAAgtacatgttatttttatcttttgaggttatattttgatgttttCAGTAGAAGAgtaatttcattgttaaaataataatatattatttaaatttttatttagataaataaataattaactgagAAATGAACTCATCGGCAATATCACCAACATCAACATTGGGAAATTCATCAGGACGTAGTGAATCTCAAGATTCAGGCTTAAGTGCAAGTGGTACACAAACATCAAAAATTCTCAATCAAATGAAAGCTGATTTACAAgtacaaaaacaacaaaagaaattaatcAAAGAATTACATGCAAAACGTGTTAAATCATTAAGAAAAGAATTGGATTATTTAAAAGCAACTGAATGGAGATATCATACTAGTGACAGTtacaaataatcaaataaatcaatcagtcaaaattaaaattaataaaaacaatacacttattaaattacaataaataatatataaaataaattaaatttaaaaatgttatctGTACTAATGCACGTAGCTAAATCAATGCTTGGTTATTCAACAACTGAAGAACCAagtattgatgatttaatagcACGTATTGATAATGccaatataaatacaatgacATCATCAAATAAAGATGATAATCAAACATCAGATGAAATGACAGTTGGTGCATTTTATAAAAGTGGTACAATAACACAAATATATGAAGATTCAGTTGTTATTGatgatcattttatttgtgatttaactgatattacaataaataaatatgaaattggTACAAAAGTAAATTATCTTGGTTATTTAAAATCTGAAAATGATGAGCCAAGAATacgtaaaataatatcaatatgcGATGGTTTATgggacaataataataattcaaaaacaaatgaggaattaattgataataaacaaataatgaataaatttatagttgataaagttaaaaaacgtGAAGGAAGAAAAGTTTATTttgaaacaattgataaagtgattgatttaaataaagttgaaTCAACATTTGTTCCTTATGTTGGTGATTGGATACAGCTTGAATCATTACTTGAAGTTGATGAATTATCACATGATTTAAGTGGACAAGTATTAgaagttaataaaatacaaccaTTAagatctaaaattaaaattggtcTTGTTACAAAATATGATGCAAAAACTGGTGTTGGttcaattgaaaaagatattgtatttaataaatattcatgtgAAACTGGTTATATACCACGTCTTGGTGATAAAGTTGTTTGTGATTGTATTGAAAGTGATcaaggtatatatatttggcGTTGTTTAACAGTTGTATCACTATAtcatttacaaaaacaaaataacaataatggtgatgatgatgatgaagatgaaaataatattaaaacagttgaaaaaaataaattatatgatcttgaacaaaataaaaatggtataacaataacaaatattgattCAACAATAATGATggaaataaatgaagaaaaagaaataaaattaattgttaaaaattcaagtaa is drawn from Aphidius gifuensis isolate YNYX2018 linkage group LG3, ASM1490517v1, whole genome shotgun sequence and contains these coding sequences:
- the LOC122852770 gene encoding maternal protein tudor isoform X4; amino-acid sequence: MSLNIPSETFQLYVTHVEAEGPLLKIWGQSNKEEASRIETIIHQMSVHFDHGIGSVAPDTLLIANTICCAYHEDGYYRARICRVLQPTNTVLVQFIDYGNVESVPFSKIRLHNDTTEGIRLQTLPGVANDFTLSDVLPFNHQWDPRMVDYIKNSLRYHEWPACVVSIEAKKRWLNLYYQGRRYCDHLIYSKMAVPAQRCEMIEIIKSSPTMNHHHHHVQNQLAKPRNQLPNNTNNNNNNNTWRQSESATSSNKTTTTTTTTVIEKSSSIQPQLVFTSRIIDKSNQVYVTVSHVDDGPLKFSIQLKETHDELLNLMKKISNYQAKPLSEPPDAPGTVCLGKHSKEHVLRRAVIMAVIDSLEAKVFYIDYGDNEKLSHSDIYELPAEFINPPPFSLRFTLSDVRNLIVDQQVKDYFSQIVRNKTLLLHVRPREDSTLIQYCCLYDQNGKSILDMIIDKFPDSINTWPEAITLRQSSRENVHVSYVEGCSKFYVQLDKMSKHLEEITKDVAESIKTSPNVKPEQIKIGAKFLAQCTADSQWYRAKITSVQNNNNQVTVQYVDYGNDETLPITSLRSLLFKSKSTKIPALAIPCILSGYESAPFNEEVDYKFEELVLDKPLSVEVIEERANKSNIVNLYDISTMPIVLISPMLKITTSTTTTTEVLSTASTNGDTTTLTASTTPTATVPVVASTEFAVPAPVMTASPGRGGRVQSYENDLNKSFENTPADIPKKSWKDEQNEQQKKPFNQQKQWQSGGQGRQGQEQQTDDRRGRRDSWDKQGQNDGANDRRNSWSKSSDRQGQYDNNNRGRKDSWNKSSQRQTDGAKDTWNKSADRSSSDKDSDTSSMSGSGGGRRGQYEQRNNNFNQKDQRREPRRSNDFSDKQNNQNNTSWDSDSSSKQQSRNQSPRNNYNNSPKEFNTSSPREYNNQRNNNINTINNQEFKIPPPNITLGAIKNCLIVFVTNPSNFYLQLCPDNLELDNLMEKIGKIYETGGTKLSKSSMKIDTNCIAQYSEDLRWYRGVIKKLEASGALIEFIDYGNTEVVNYNNIKEIQQDISKLSTQAVHCKLLGPIINSNWNNTDIDKFSALVEEEALEAEFVGKDEQTGVYEILLKRVVNGVPSSSYINSEYAPGVDLLKAKEMLKNKNRSVPSRQTMTPAISSTNNYASFDDKWLQREVVLSSTEKVFISWYENPTTFFVQALTSEKQFRPMMNELQLAYVNKKPINESNLTAGTPVIAIYKSDGALYRADIVKSNGANGYIVKYIDFGNEGAVQKNQIFKVDKKFMTLPRQAVKCCLDLIPSQNDKVWSKQSIEQIEKILDVEQLECTYVKENSNNIFVVSLVNKGVDLIKEIIKKGFGILPLPPVPTKPDIIESLPMVHENIDINLLVGQTLRVNVSSFESTARFFIQLPSATISQKAIESFMANKDPKMLALPNQLAVMQNQAVECFIKNAQTSNAENQKLKGLIEKKHVIIYIEEIQNNGKLVVKLYDNMGKKIKTAMNEKDEVISSVCQLPILNIANNVIVTHVEHSKSIWIKKCCDADTDAILLQELYDYYSTLKGTPLYPAIGKLCAGLSIDANWYRAIVREINDNGAIVQFIDYGNYEQLHPDALYELEPRFYVIPQLAIKVGISVLVRGTEYEQKKILEPYLLEKEFIASLYNIHNNWIMEMEITPGEKLSTILKRLELVVEETVAPVVDPNEPKDIINGGKYIVTVTHVDNPTQFWVQRLKDIACIDRLQGDLQNLSNGFKSIIGIPEENLICAAVYSVDEQWYRAQVIDADEEIVTVRFIDFGNTDVISNVNNNKIKQLPGAFKSVPKYAIKCRLDLSPIDQYDWSETVCQRFDALVTSYEYLNAIVIDNTNPIKIQLLSGTRDLGDVLIKENLAIKMDNQNEYVDEIIERVLDPKSAFVSHINSPSEFWIQQEKYVPDLELIADRFVVADMFPVLNKINQGTLCVAKFPDDGMWYRAKVLSTSSPSGINVIYIDYGNSAISTEIREIPNDVASIPPLSRKCSLLLPSGYDKWSDKSREEFIKLSGDGATVFHLEIINENKDTSIVKLTIDNKDITDDLIKYCDKSSPIVKDRPAPIGEEKLCESVYVTHAISPGLFWVQAENKVPDIDMMLNNLVKASDFMRLNKLESGVICAAKYPEDDTWYRAQIVTHTSIDAEVHFIDYGNSCVANQFRLLPDKLKNVPPLSRQCGLKLPANIKNWSQEACDKFFELIDGQTFFNCQQLDQNYVRLSLDDQDVSNILLPLCSKTPIFIPTTISDMNDVQNLSNNTSGVGASAVSESSYTLNTSHELSVDDIVGLYKAPPLSGNSVESENYNVLEKTFPDIDELPCSPMPEQMRREIIGCDDPTLSPGFEISTPKIIDPPDTKIIDESEIIIPDIETQTLDDEMCDCIEEVVLSPSIPSPVVSEGEVSPKYPFDNDEEFVNEVEINDSPEAIIIPDVINEEIHEYKLAEEDNDVVELVEQSNVTTDDNIMISDIADEVIVKDESNALIIIDELTDVESEYSPPCPLVIDTETDLKKAAIDTSDISVEDVTLEVITSEISPE